From the genome of Malus sylvestris chromosome 6, drMalSylv7.2, whole genome shotgun sequence, one region includes:
- the LOC126627053 gene encoding uncharacterized protein LOC126627053 produces MMLLEILRGSFSIYNSLSAACLHSPFSAAVHCLEQKKKKPIFQSHQSHKKRMLFFYFYRGVAGVRVRFIRKKNHFCGYIETFRKKALKLLLLQPISTIYQALVEAPGKHIHYIANLEKPWYTVVLKVFLIMLLCPVGQVYMTCSELGDTDRLIHP; encoded by the exons ATGATGCTGTTAGAGATCTTGAGAGGAAGCTTCTCAATTTACAACAG CTTATCTGCTGCCTGTCTGCACTCCCCCTTTTCTGCTGCCGTCCATTgccttgaacaaaaaaaaaaaaaacccattttCCAAAGCCACCAAAGCCACAAGAAAAGAAT gttgtttttttatttctatagGGGAGTTGCAGGTGTCCGTGTCAGATTCATAAGGAAAAAGAACCATTTTTGTGGATATATTGAAACAT tcAGAAAGAAGGCACTCAAATTACTTCTGCTCCAACCCATTTCAACAATTTATCAAGCTTTAGTTGAAGCTCCTGGGAAGCATATCCATTATATTGCCAACCTTGAAAAGCCTTG GTACACAGTGGTGTTGAAAGTTTTCCTCATTATGCTCCTATGCCCAGTTGGTCAGGTGTATATGACATGCAGTGAGCTCGGGGACACGGATAGGTTAATTCATCCATGA